The following nucleotide sequence is from Vitis vinifera cultivar Pinot Noir 40024 chromosome 14, ASM3070453v1.
TGGTCCCGACAGTTGCAACCACGTGGCATTTGCAAATGTGGTGTCACCGTTTCCCCTCAATGAATGGCGGGGTTTGAATAGTATTTGCTTCCCTTTCAAAGATTTGTCCTATTATCAACAACcgcatcaataataataataataataataattttataaaaacaaaaatttagatttcttttttcttttttctttcttcttttttctctttctttgcttttcttttaatttttttgaaaccaaacataacctaaaaattgaggaaaaaaaaaagttatcatgggatgcatatttttcatttttttctggcttatttttaaaagaaaataagaaggaatttttttcttaatttttttattaataaaatccttAATAACAgatacaattatttatttatatattaaataattattcatttatcaaattataaatcattaacACACTATACATATAGGTTAATGTTAGATTTACTTTTCTCTTTCCTCatcattatattttaatattcatctgtttctttttcatattcttaactaaaaatttaaaataatttcaattttttaaataagtacaCACCTGCCACGTCATTGCCATGGTGGGCAATTCGTTGGAAACTCTTTTAAGATGCAAGTCATGTCATAGCCACGTGGATAGACGCGTATACTGTTGTATTATCAGGCGCTAAAATGGAAGGTTATTAAGGATAATCATAGAACATGACATTTGTAATAGTTTTTGGTACGTATGAGGAATTAATTACTTTCCAGGAGGGCCCCCAACATGTAAAGCTGAAAATTAAAGACACCAGATGTGTAATCTTTTTGAAATGGGGCCTTGTTACATGATTTTCCCAAAAGAAAAAtgctattaaaaaatataaaaaagaagtaCACTTTCCAAGACTCCATGTGGGACTTTGgggtctaaatttttttattggattgggagaaaaggtttgaaaattttaagggGTTGATTGACAAATGTTTTTAATGgtaattgtttatttttcaaaacaaaaaaataaataaataaaataagtttaataattaaaaaattattttttattttttattttttaaaatataaaataatatattttaattattcttttttatttttttaaaattatttaaaaaaataattatataaacatgtataccagatataaaaattatttttaaaaagttaaaaacatttaggTTCTCAAACAATaccttatttttgtttctttctttcttttcatcacTTTCTCACTTATACCAATCAACCAAACAAAGTATAATAAAAAacctaaggctatgtttggtttagGAAATACGagggaaaatatataaaaaaagaaaataaagagaaaaaaataataaatttaaattatttttatatattatttcaagtTCATTTCGTTGTCtttacaataaaaattaaataatttaaaatatatacaatcaaccaaacatgaattttaattttaagtggGAAGCTTTCTCTCCCCCCAAGAAGGGTAGCACCACCTGTGAATGAAGATTTTCACTAAGAtctcttcttccatttttatggAATGCCACCCATGTTAGTAAGTTACCACTGTGACATGATCTTGGCCAGCTAGTGTATCTGTGCTTATAATCTTACCATTTCTGAGAAGATATGATGTCTTgctttcaaaattcaaacaacaaaaaaaatggaaacacaGAACAAGAATCTGGGTTTGCTTTCATTGTGTGAGACAGAGAAgtggaaagttttttttttttttagatctcttgatttatttttatcccACATTAAAGAATTATCAGTACTTTAAAGACGAACTTCATGGCGGATTCTAAGTGATGTaggaattaaaattttgatcttTTCTGTAACTGAAGAGCATTTACCTGAAGCTTGCATAAACTGAGTGCGTTACGCCTGCAAAATGATTGAAAGCGTGAGAGCccaatgaaaataatagaaccgaGTACTATGATTGATAGATGGTACTTCTGCGAATGCAGTATTTCTTTTGACAGATAATATTGAAAATCAGCTCATTTTCCTTGAAGATCAGCATTCATGGAGGAATAATCCGTAGTACGATGCCCCAGAAAACCActggggaaaaataaaattatgagatttttcATTCCGAGTTAGAACAGCAGCAGTTTTGTTTCCCTAATTGCCCTTGGCTTGGGGTTGGATTCCAGTGAAGGAGACCCTGCCAAAGCCCAGATGACCCACCTGGTACAGCTCCAACCAAACCCTATCTGCCTCAAACCTTGCGCTcgctttttccttttcttcttcttcctcgcCAACCCCATATAAAATGTCTGATGTTCCCTCATCCGCTCTTCCATTCCTCAAGCTTCCGTCTCTCTCTATCACGAATtcgatttcattttttttgcactttctcttcatttccaGCTTCCTTTTCCCGAGTCCTAGACACCTCCTTCCCATCATCCAGGGGATCTTAACGAGGGCAAGAGCCAGCAGGTTCACCACAGCACAGGGGCAGCAGCAGATCGCTACGCAGTCGGCGAACAACCCTGCGGTGCATGACCTGCAATACTTGCCGGAACACTCGATCAGATCTCCGCCATCTTCTACGGCGTACCGGCTCTTGCTTTCCTGCCTGGCTCTTGAGCCTTTGTGGGTCTCCTTTTTACGTGCAACTCGAGATGGGTTCCCCTCCATTTGGATTCTCAATCACTAAAATCTGCAGCAAAGATCAACCAAGCAAACACTACGTCAGTTCGATGCTTTCGACTTCTCTCTCCAAATCTATTTTCTGACCCTCGATATACCAAACAGCTTCACCCCATAAATTTTCTCAAGAACCTCTGGCGTCACACGTACAAAAATGGAGATGTTCAtgcatttatttataaatttatctaaTTTCAAAATGCCATGGTGTGCCCATTCACGCGCCTCACAAGCTCGTGGTCATTacacattctctctctctccacacaCTGACACAGTCAGAGAGCCTATCTACAAAACCGCGTGGGGGAGCATTCCTTGGTTCGATATGGGATGTTACCAAAACGA
It contains:
- the LOC100247380 gene encoding uncharacterized protein LOC100247380; amino-acid sequence: MEGNPSRVARKKETHKGSRARQESKSRYAVEDGGDLIECSGKYCRSCTAGLFADCVAICCCPCAVVNLLALALVKIPWMMGRRCLGLGKRKLEMKRKCKKNEIEFVIERDGSLRNGRADEGTSDILYGVGEEEEEKEKASARFEADRVWLELYQVGHLGFGRVSFTGIQPQAKGN